One genomic region from Fictibacillus marinisediminis encodes:
- a CDS encoding sulfite exporter TauE/SafE family protein, with protein MFITLTMLVIGLICGFVGVGGAGFIIAILVLFHIPIHTALGTSLAAMAFTTLSGAYSHLREGNISLKAGVWTGGFGAIAAFFGSKLSSLIPSEHLHYLTAGMLFLSAILFILRFFMMKGKVEEVIDETLGYPTLLVKALLLGMTTGLLSGAFGIGSAPFIQIGLMLLFGLSIRQSIGTTMLVILPIAAGGGFGYIMEGYLDLMLLFQVLAGTMAGAYLGAKLTKFAPKPVLKTAMVATPVVAALLILFE; from the coding sequence TTGTTTATTACGTTAACCATGCTCGTCATCGGACTGATCTGCGGTTTTGTCGGCGTCGGCGGAGCAGGTTTTATCATCGCTATACTGGTACTTTTTCATATTCCCATCCATACAGCGCTCGGCACATCGCTCGCCGCCATGGCCTTTACAACCCTGTCAGGAGCCTACAGCCATTTGAGGGAAGGAAACATATCGCTCAAGGCCGGCGTTTGGACGGGCGGATTTGGAGCCATCGCTGCGTTCTTCGGTTCCAAGCTGTCCTCTCTCATTCCCAGTGAACATCTGCATTATTTGACAGCTGGCATGCTGTTCCTGTCAGCAATCTTATTTATTTTGCGTTTCTTTATGATGAAGGGCAAAGTGGAGGAAGTCATCGATGAAACGCTGGGCTACCCTACCTTGCTGGTAAAAGCGCTTCTGCTCGGTATGACAACCGGGCTTTTATCCGGAGCGTTCGGTATCGGTTCTGCCCCGTTCATTCAGATCGGGCTCATGCTGCTGTTCGGCCTGTCCATCCGCCAATCGATCGGAACAACGATGCTCGTTATTCTGCCGATCGCGGCTGGCGGCGGGTTTGGGTACATTATGGAAGGCTATCTTGATTTAATGCTGCTGTTTCAGGTGCTGGCCGGTACGATGGCTGGTGCTTACCTTGGCGCCAAACTGACGAAATTTGCTCCGAAACCCGTGCTGAAGACTGCGATGGTTGCCACACCGGTGGTCGCTGCGCTGCTGATTTTGTTTGAGTAG
- a CDS encoding sugar ABC transporter substrate-binding protein has product MFWRKSGVIVLLCFLLFAFTACSNEEAASGGSTDKKQKATLTVWIHPYVSDELKGKQNEVFKGMGERFKKEYPNVTVKFEEIPWANREQKILTAMAAKQGPDVFYLIPDMMAQFADKGVLAPLDDLLGDYNKEDFDQTSLEAVTYKDKMYGLPLLKEVQTYFYNTKILKELGGDPNKLPQTWDEFNTLAEKAVKKGYYARNYEGGNTPNATLYPYVWQAGGEVITKDGKIAINKPDAVKGFELVNNWYQKKMIPKDSINTVDHLPLFLEGKMLAYWGTGASLATMKEKGFKDYAIGSPLKEAKTATFGTTGMFVVSGNSKNKQLSAQLVKSMTSTESLEAFNKLTKYVPPRKSAASIYDGDKDMKILTEYAQYAKPGVIHPVSRSVMPQIQAKLQEMMQGKKTPKQAADGAAKAIQAEMDK; this is encoded by the coding sequence ATGTTCTGGAGGAAAAGCGGGGTCATTGTTCTTTTATGCTTTTTACTTTTTGCTTTTACGGCCTGTTCAAACGAAGAGGCAGCATCGGGAGGCAGCACGGACAAGAAACAAAAAGCTACACTTACGGTCTGGATTCACCCTTACGTCAGTGATGAACTGAAAGGCAAGCAGAATGAAGTATTCAAGGGGATGGGAGAAAGGTTTAAAAAGGAGTACCCAAACGTTACCGTAAAGTTTGAGGAAATTCCTTGGGCGAACCGGGAACAAAAGATTCTCACAGCAATGGCAGCCAAGCAGGGACCAGATGTCTTTTACCTAATTCCGGACATGATGGCGCAATTTGCGGATAAAGGTGTCCTTGCACCGCTGGATGATCTGCTGGGTGACTACAATAAAGAAGATTTTGATCAAACGTCTTTGGAAGCGGTTACGTATAAGGACAAAATGTACGGTCTTCCTCTTCTAAAAGAGGTGCAAACCTACTTTTATAATACAAAAATTCTAAAAGAGCTTGGCGGAGATCCGAATAAGCTGCCGCAAACATGGGATGAATTTAATACTCTGGCTGAAAAAGCAGTGAAAAAAGGGTATTACGCCCGAAATTATGAAGGCGGCAACACGCCAAATGCAACACTGTACCCTTATGTATGGCAAGCAGGCGGAGAAGTGATCACGAAAGACGGAAAAATAGCCATCAATAAACCGGATGCCGTAAAAGGCTTTGAGCTCGTCAATAATTGGTATCAGAAAAAAATGATTCCGAAAGACTCTATCAACACGGTAGATCATCTTCCGCTCTTTTTGGAAGGAAAAATGCTGGCTTACTGGGGAACGGGTGCATCATTGGCAACAATGAAGGAAAAAGGCTTTAAAGACTATGCGATCGGATCGCCGCTCAAAGAGGCGAAAACAGCGACCTTTGGAACGACCGGGATGTTCGTTGTATCCGGAAACTCGAAGAACAAACAACTTTCTGCACAGCTTGTAAAGTCGATGACAAGCACCGAAAGCCTTGAAGCTTTCAATAAGCTGACAAAGTATGTACCGCCAAGAAAATCGGCAGCTTCCATCTATGATGGGGACAAAGATATGAAGATTTTAACGGAATACGCGCAATATGCAAAACCGGGAGTCATTCATCCAGTGTCCCGGTCGGTGATGCCTCAGATTCAGGCGAAGCTTCAAGAAATGATGCAAGGCAAGAAAACGCCAAAGCAGGCAGCTGATGGTGCAGCAAAAGCCATCCAGGCAGAGATGGATAAATAA
- a CDS encoding PQQ-like beta-propeller repeat protein yields MFVGTYPGGKVFKYDPLTSKVTDYGRMIGAVSQEYIRSLAVIGDNIYSGTGHGQIVRYNMKTGEKEDIAKSINEPGHIYDLEKVDDRYLFARFELSSNGYIYDTQEKKWLDVTVPNVRGLHVEEQSLNNKIYFMSTDNKLRTVDLSTLKIEDTGIEYESGFRGVDWVEFNTPELPGKSLVTINFSGYVTIINLETKKVTRLPSLVQSTPTVMQAIEKGPDGNFYISGMQTAKGAQYNPVTGKVTSFNLGQADSMAPLGDKMLMGVYPSGDIRAYDPALPPSDTNPEKLFVLGESQNRIKTISSGGGKAFIGSIPFYGELGGALTVYDPQAEGEKYKVFRNVVQDQSVVGLAYKDGKVYGSTSITGGLGADPTAEEAKIFVWDVKNEKKISEISLNVEGIEKPNLIGELSIGPDGLLWGAVKNAIFALDPETLNVVKSKKIYPDGVLPADAWGSIDLKWSNGLLYADFTGGNLTAIDPKTLDSKKITNAYSFSIGDDGDIYYSLGSNRTLLYKIEVDPISKIKPIHITNSSFEMPLMNGTVPGWTSMFAADSEVQYSLSGEQYSKGIQSLKLVDASHKKSVALMSTPVKVNPGDVLKAETRLYLKEGLSSLMLRYFDSNGKEISSTPVHTEAGYNSWQPVTITAKAPERATSAKVLAYSTAYATTTSYYDNVKLSKLILKK; encoded by the coding sequence GTGTTCGTCGGTACGTATCCCGGGGGCAAAGTTTTCAAATATGACCCGCTTACCTCTAAGGTAACCGACTACGGTCGAATGATTGGAGCTGTTTCCCAGGAATATATCCGGTCACTCGCCGTGATCGGCGACAACATTTATTCCGGCACAGGACACGGACAGATCGTGCGCTACAACATGAAGACGGGAGAAAAAGAAGATATCGCCAAATCCATTAATGAACCCGGGCATATCTATGACCTTGAAAAAGTGGATGACCGCTATCTCTTCGCACGATTCGAGCTTTCAAGCAACGGCTACATCTACGACACCCAGGAAAAGAAATGGCTGGACGTAACGGTACCAAACGTCCGCGGGCTGCATGTGGAAGAGCAATCGCTCAACAACAAGATCTACTTTATGTCCACTGATAACAAACTGCGAACGGTCGACCTGTCCACTTTAAAAATTGAAGACACCGGGATTGAATATGAAAGCGGTTTCCGAGGGGTGGACTGGGTGGAGTTTAATACTCCCGAGCTTCCCGGAAAAAGCCTGGTTACCATTAACTTCAGCGGGTATGTAACGATCATCAATCTTGAGACGAAAAAAGTGACAAGGCTGCCCTCTCTTGTTCAGTCCACTCCTACCGTGATGCAAGCCATTGAAAAAGGTCCCGATGGAAATTTCTACATCAGCGGCATGCAGACGGCCAAAGGTGCTCAATATAATCCCGTCACAGGAAAAGTGACTTCTTTCAACTTAGGCCAGGCAGACAGCATGGCTCCTTTGGGAGATAAGATGCTGATGGGAGTATATCCTTCAGGAGACATCCGGGCTTATGATCCGGCACTCCCGCCATCTGACACGAACCCGGAAAAATTATTTGTTCTCGGAGAGTCTCAAAACAGAATCAAAACGATCTCATCAGGCGGAGGAAAAGCTTTCATCGGCAGCATTCCATTTTACGGCGAGCTTGGCGGGGCACTGACCGTCTATGACCCGCAGGCTGAAGGTGAAAAATACAAAGTGTTCCGGAATGTCGTTCAAGACCAAAGTGTAGTGGGCCTTGCTTATAAAGACGGAAAGGTTTACGGCTCGACTTCCATTACTGGCGGCCTTGGCGCAGATCCTACCGCCGAAGAAGCGAAGATCTTTGTCTGGGATGTAAAAAACGAAAAGAAAATAAGTGAAATCTCACTGAACGTCGAGGGAATTGAAAAGCCTAATCTCATTGGAGAACTGTCCATCGGTCCCGACGGGCTTTTATGGGGAGCGGTCAAAAATGCCATATTCGCTCTTGATCCAGAGACCTTAAACGTCGTAAAAAGCAAGAAGATTTATCCAGATGGCGTCCTTCCTGCAGACGCTTGGGGATCCATCGATCTCAAATGGTCAAATGGCCTGCTGTATGCCGATTTTACAGGTGGAAATCTGACAGCCATCGATCCGAAGACACTCGACAGCAAGAAAATTACCAATGCCTATTCCTTTTCCATCGGTGATGACGGAGATATCTACTATTCTCTTGGCTCCAACCGCACCCTGCTCTATAAGATTGAAGTAGATCCAATTTCAAAAATAAAACCTATTCATATTACGAACAGCAGTTTTGAGATGCCGCTCATGAACGGCACCGTCCCAGGCTGGACATCGATGTTTGCAGCCGATTCTGAAGTTCAGTACAGCCTTTCCGGCGAACAGTACAGCAAAGGCATACAAAGCCTGAAGCTCGTGGATGCTTCTCACAAAAAATCAGTCGCCCTCATGAGTACTCCGGTTAAAGTCAACCCTGGGGATGTCCTGAAAGCAGAGACCCGGCTTTATTTAAAAGAAGGCCTTTCAAGCCTGATGCTTCGCTATTTTGACAGTAATGGAAAAGAGATCTCCTCCACGCCCGTTCATACTGAAGCCGGATACAACAGCTGGCAGCCGGTCACCATCACGGCAAAGGCTCCAGAGCGGGCCACTTCTGCAAAAGTTCTTGCTTATTCAACAGCATACGCGACAACAACTTCTTACTACGATAACGTCAAGCTTTCCAAATTAATCTTAAAGAAATAG
- a CDS encoding S8 family peptidase gives MRMRKTSSMTALLLVFALIAGMFSPAAARVAKAEGGSSLEKAAPLEKDQTVDGTFDQPEQTQWYKITPNQEDIQKDSHMRISLTSDANLNISVYPSIEKAGNDETFSMYRGFTTTETPDKPVKLDVPYAWQGPYYIKVEYLGEDTETPEDPPASAEPKKANYTLGYKGEKLPPSVESAGEEECPVEMSAGQQKSGKELLTQLRQLRDGLLSKTEEGRSLSSLYYNTAPFLVGKMVFSKDLRQDVFNNLVALKPLFNELAENGAQSTYVLSSKDQNSIKELYDIVLKASPDAYKDDIEKIGKQVGVSSLAGERLSDLLGKAELVPQSTKEMSSKLIVKMKDGYTSKSINNKLQTYGIESAAKSAFKSEDKILGSMYVVHVDGADDSGKYSATSKSGAASVKAAAEKLAKLPGVEFVEPVQHYHSMSNDVQYNDQWSLKNTGKNEGAAGADINFEPMKKLADQSNLNSSLIAVVDTGVDYTLADLKDKVRVDLGKNFVTSGEAPLDDMGHGTHVSGIIAAAADNGYSMAGINQNAQILPVKVLDASGSGDTEQIAKGIKYAADKGAKVINLSLGGEYSRVLEYAMKYASDKGATIVAATGNDGDSMVGYPGSSKYAIGVGATNDMDVVGDYSNYGKGLDLVAPGSNIPSLVPNGNVTYMSGTSMATPHVAAVAGLLLSENPRLKAKDIERVLTQSADDIAFGEVDKPDDQYEEGPKPVPGYDEASGWGRLDAFSALSAVKLNAKVNPVLDNLNTLSGIAAKGSKVTVKNGKKVLGITTVPALGTYAVKIPVQKAGQVLHVEISNASGSEKTALKAVVGKAPAPDMPKVDKVTTKSTAVTGKAVANGTIKVKDKAQKVISSAKVSAKGTFKASIKKQKKGTVLSVTVTDAAKRESKAVKVTVK, from the coding sequence ATGAGAATGAGAAAGACATCGAGTATGACGGCCTTATTGCTCGTATTTGCACTGATCGCAGGCATGTTTTCACCAGCGGCAGCACGTGTAGCGAAGGCAGAAGGCGGCTCGTCCCTTGAAAAAGCGGCACCGCTCGAGAAGGATCAAACGGTGGATGGAACGTTCGACCAGCCTGAACAAACACAATGGTACAAGATTACACCGAATCAAGAGGATATTCAAAAAGATTCTCATATGCGAATCTCATTAACTAGTGATGCAAATTTAAACATTTCCGTATATCCAAGCATTGAAAAAGCAGGAAATGATGAAACATTTAGCATGTATCGCGGCTTTACAACGACCGAAACACCTGATAAACCGGTAAAACTGGACGTGCCGTATGCATGGCAGGGACCTTATTACATAAAGGTGGAATACCTCGGTGAAGATACCGAAACACCTGAGGATCCGCCGGCTTCTGCTGAGCCGAAAAAAGCAAATTACACGCTCGGCTATAAAGGCGAAAAACTTCCGCCATCCGTTGAGTCAGCTGGGGAAGAAGAATGCCCGGTAGAAATGAGTGCCGGCCAGCAGAAATCTGGAAAAGAGCTTTTAACTCAGCTTCGCCAGCTGCGGGACGGCTTGCTGTCAAAGACTGAGGAAGGCAGATCTCTTTCCTCCCTCTATTACAATACCGCACCATTCCTCGTAGGAAAGATGGTGTTCAGCAAGGATCTTCGCCAAGATGTGTTCAACAATCTTGTCGCTCTAAAACCTTTATTTAATGAACTGGCAGAGAACGGTGCACAAAGCACGTATGTCCTCTCCAGCAAAGACCAGAACTCGATCAAGGAACTTTATGATATTGTGCTGAAAGCCTCACCTGATGCTTATAAGGACGATATCGAAAAAATCGGGAAGCAGGTAGGCGTTTCTTCGCTTGCAGGCGAGAGACTTTCTGATCTTTTAGGAAAAGCAGAACTCGTTCCGCAAAGCACGAAAGAAATGTCCAGCAAACTTATTGTTAAAATGAAAGACGGCTATACCAGCAAGTCAATAAACAACAAGCTTCAAACCTATGGCATCGAATCAGCTGCAAAATCGGCATTCAAATCCGAAGATAAAATTCTTGGCAGCATGTACGTGGTGCACGTGGATGGAGCAGATGATTCAGGCAAATACAGCGCCACATCAAAAAGTGGAGCAGCGTCAGTAAAAGCAGCAGCGGAAAAGCTTGCAAAGCTGCCGGGCGTAGAATTTGTTGAACCTGTTCAGCATTATCACTCCATGTCCAATGATGTTCAGTACAACGATCAATGGTCACTGAAGAATACAGGGAAAAATGAAGGTGCTGCAGGAGCAGACATCAATTTTGAACCGATGAAAAAGCTCGCGGATCAATCAAACCTGAACAGCTCACTGATCGCGGTTGTTGATACCGGGGTAGATTATACCCTCGCTGATTTGAAAGACAAAGTACGTGTTGACCTCGGGAAAAATTTTGTCACATCTGGTGAGGCTCCGTTGGATGATATGGGCCATGGTACTCACGTGTCCGGCATCATCGCTGCAGCCGCAGACAATGGCTACTCCATGGCAGGAATCAATCAGAACGCACAAATTCTTCCGGTTAAAGTTCTTGACGCTTCTGGCTCCGGGGATACCGAACAGATCGCAAAGGGAATTAAATACGCGGCAGATAAAGGGGCAAAGGTCATCAACCTTAGCCTTGGCGGCGAATACAGCCGTGTGCTTGAATATGCGATGAAATATGCTTCTGACAAAGGTGCGACCATTGTTGCAGCGACTGGAAACGACGGCGATTCCATGGTCGGCTATCCAGGTTCTTCGAAATACGCGATCGGTGTTGGCGCAACAAATGATATGGATGTTGTGGGCGACTATTCCAACTATGGCAAAGGACTTGATCTCGTAGCACCGGGCTCCAATATCCCAAGTCTTGTGCCAAACGGAAACGTCACGTATATGTCAGGAACGTCCATGGCCACACCGCACGTTGCAGCGGTTGCAGGGCTCTTGCTGTCTGAGAACCCGCGCTTAAAAGCAAAAGATATTGAAAGAGTTCTAACACAGAGTGCGGATGACATTGCCTTTGGTGAAGTCGATAAGCCGGATGACCAATATGAAGAAGGACCAAAACCGGTTCCAGGCTATGATGAAGCATCAGGATGGGGAAGACTGGATGCATTCAGTGCACTTAGTGCGGTTAAACTCAACGCAAAAGTGAACCCGGTTCTTGATAATCTGAACACCCTTTCAGGTATCGCAGCGAAAGGCTCTAAAGTTACCGTGAAGAACGGCAAGAAAGTGCTTGGAATAACAACGGTACCCGCCTTAGGAACATATGCCGTTAAAATTCCGGTTCAAAAAGCAGGCCAAGTGCTCCACGTTGAGATTTCCAACGCTTCAGGGTCTGAAAAAACAGCCCTGAAAGCAGTGGTAGGAAAAGCTCCGGCTCCTGATATGCCAAAAGTGGATAAAGTAACGACGAAATCCACCGCAGTAACGGGCAAAGCAGTAGCCAACGGAACGATTAAAGTGAAAGACAAAGCCCAAAAGGTCATCTCTTCTGCAAAAGTAAGCGCAAAAGGAACCTTCAAAGCCAGCATCAAGAAACAAAAGAAAGGCACTGTCCTTTCCGTAACCGTGACGGATGCCGCTAAACGCGAAAGCAAAGCCGTGAAAGTGACAGTGAAGTAA
- a CDS encoding S8 family peptidase — translation MLGFSMIKMVRQHADKLDRSMRLQLVNLYRPFQKVPCFLHSMLENRLKKRNKLPVIIEFYEEGDACSLGLEQVHQTVSGHRKCAVHHQFTSIPFCAATLTANVMEELLNNCTHIKKIHHDREVKALLDKASPSIRSDVLNSSGVTGKDVTIAVVDTGVYPHADLKDRIAAFKDLVNQKTETYDDNGHGTHCAGDAAGNGYLSDGKYKGPAPEANIVGVKVLNKTGSGSLSTVIAGVQWCIDNKEKYGIKIISMSLGSQATQPAAEDPVVKIVEEAWKQGIVVCIAAGNEGPDEKTISSPGISPKVITVGAMDDQNTIERTDDIPANFSSRGPTIDGLTKPDLLTPGVNIVSLRSPGSYLDKVSKSSRVAENYFSLSGTSMATPICAGVAALVLQQNPELTPDEVKEKLLNSAEDWRLPGNTQGKGYLDVSKLI, via the coding sequence GTGTTGGGTTTTTCTATGATAAAAATGGTTCGCCAGCATGCGGATAAGCTGGACCGGTCAATGCGTTTACAGCTCGTAAATTTATATCGGCCGTTTCAAAAAGTTCCCTGTTTTCTTCATAGCATGCTAGAAAATCGATTGAAAAAGAGAAATAAACTGCCGGTGATTATTGAGTTTTATGAAGAGGGTGACGCATGCTCTTTAGGGCTGGAACAAGTTCATCAGACGGTTTCAGGCCATCGTAAGTGTGCCGTCCATCATCAGTTCACAAGTATTCCTTTTTGCGCTGCGACTTTAACGGCCAATGTGATGGAGGAACTTTTAAATAATTGCACTCATATTAAGAAAATACACCATGACCGCGAAGTAAAAGCTTTGCTGGACAAGGCTTCACCCTCCATTCGGTCGGATGTCCTGAACTCATCTGGAGTCACCGGAAAGGATGTCACGATTGCGGTAGTGGATACTGGGGTCTATCCTCACGCCGATCTGAAAGACCGTATTGCAGCTTTTAAGGATTTAGTAAACCAGAAAACAGAAACCTACGATGATAACGGGCATGGTACACACTGTGCAGGGGATGCAGCAGGAAACGGCTACTTGTCGGATGGAAAATACAAAGGCCCTGCGCCGGAAGCGAACATTGTAGGCGTAAAAGTGCTGAATAAGACGGGCTCTGGTTCATTGTCCACCGTTATTGCGGGTGTGCAATGGTGCATTGATAATAAAGAGAAGTATGGAATTAAAATTATCTCCATGTCGCTTGGAAGCCAGGCGACTCAGCCGGCTGCTGAAGATCCTGTTGTAAAAATAGTAGAGGAAGCCTGGAAACAAGGGATCGTTGTCTGTATCGCTGCCGGCAACGAAGGACCAGATGAAAAAACGATTTCCAGTCCAGGAATCAGCCCGAAAGTCATTACGGTCGGCGCGATGGACGATCAAAATACGATTGAACGCACGGATGATATTCCTGCCAATTTTTCCAGCAGAGGTCCTACGATTGACGGACTAACAAAGCCAGACCTTCTAACACCGGGCGTCAATATTGTTTCACTGCGTTCGCCGGGTTCTTACTTGGACAAGGTATCTAAGAGCAGCCGTGTAGCCGAGAATTACTTCTCACTTTCCGGCACTTCCATGGCAACACCGATCTGTGCGGGTGTGGCAGCGCTCGTTCTTCAGCAAAATCCGGAACTGACGCCTGACGAAGTAAAAGAAAAGCTGCTTAATAGCGCTGAAGACTGGAGATTGCCGGGAAATACGCAAGGAAAAGGGTATCTCGATGTCAGCAAGTTAATATAG
- a CDS encoding beta-N-acetylhexosaminidase family protein → MPNKMPENYRESIRVSPVPQSIEIRDDGFPLTPIVWLVTEAKTPASAMREVEKALYHAGVKEIEIRSNFREIEAAMVPVVIYLGELAEDEAASKALVGLHVDPHKNLQAEGYVIASGTSPAGTNQIILAGVDEAGTFYAAQTFRQLLTIENKAAWMPSVIIHDWPSMPIRGAIEGFYGPPWSHQDRLSQLTFYSEHKMNAYIYAPKDDPYHREKWRDPYPESKMDEIRELVDTAKRNHITFTFAISPGNTIAFSNDADFQDLLNKAQAVWDIGVRSFALYLDDIDPALRSSQDQETFGGDQHPPAAAQAFLLNRFNDEFIKKHPEALPLITVPTEYHEENTSPYRERFAGLVQHDIIVQWTGIGIVAPVIPAKDARYIHGIFQHPLLIWDNYPVNDIDRNRLFLAPLYGREAELCKEESIIGITANPMNEAEASKIPLFTIADYMWNALNYQPDHSLERSVKEFAGKASDALKLFVESCYATILNNHAEPLSIRLQLLMDNFWRAKETESMKTGGDPLLQQFYAMKEAPSQLKRKLENQNFLKETEPYLLKLALYGAAGEAAVRMLLMEEARNANEAQAQRNILEGLMEKIKNIPQKLSISVMDPFLHRALFGPDFPQNSAMGDSASETLS, encoded by the coding sequence ATGCCAAATAAAATGCCGGAGAACTATAGGGAATCCATCCGTGTTTCCCCTGTGCCTCAATCCATAGAAATAAGAGACGATGGTTTTCCATTGACTCCGATCGTTTGGCTGGTAACCGAAGCCAAAACACCTGCTTCTGCTATGCGGGAAGTAGAGAAAGCTCTCTATCATGCCGGAGTCAAAGAGATTGAAATACGGTCAAATTTCCGTGAAATAGAGGCTGCCATGGTTCCTGTCGTCATCTACCTTGGAGAACTTGCTGAAGATGAAGCTGCTTCTAAAGCACTGGTTGGTCTCCACGTCGATCCGCATAAGAATCTTCAGGCGGAAGGGTATGTGATCGCATCCGGAACTTCGCCTGCAGGGACGAACCAGATTATTCTGGCAGGTGTGGATGAAGCAGGAACCTTTTATGCAGCCCAGACGTTCAGACAGCTCCTCACCATAGAAAATAAAGCGGCATGGATGCCGTCAGTCATCATCCATGATTGGCCATCCATGCCGATTCGGGGAGCTATCGAGGGTTTTTATGGCCCTCCCTGGTCCCATCAGGACAGATTGAGCCAGCTTACTTTTTACAGTGAACATAAGATGAACGCCTATATATACGCTCCTAAGGATGATCCGTACCATCGTGAAAAATGGCGGGACCCCTATCCTGAAAGTAAGATGGATGAGATCCGGGAGCTCGTTGATACTGCCAAAAGAAACCACATCACCTTCACCTTTGCCATCTCACCAGGAAATACGATTGCTTTTTCAAATGATGCTGATTTTCAAGACTTGCTGAACAAGGCACAAGCGGTATGGGACATCGGGGTACGCTCGTTTGCACTCTATCTTGATGATATTGATCCCGCGCTTCGTTCATCACAGGACCAGGAAACGTTTGGCGGTGATCAGCATCCTCCTGCCGCTGCCCAGGCTTTTCTATTGAACCGTTTTAATGATGAATTTATTAAGAAACACCCGGAGGCTTTACCTTTGATTACAGTACCTACGGAATATCATGAAGAAAATACTTCTCCTTATCGGGAACGGTTTGCCGGGCTCGTCCAGCATGATATTATCGTACAGTGGACAGGAATCGGTATCGTTGCTCCGGTCATTCCAGCGAAAGATGCCCGTTATATCCATGGGATCTTTCAGCATCCGCTGTTGATCTGGGATAACTATCCCGTTAATGATATTGACCGCAACCGTCTATTCCTGGCTCCGTTATATGGAAGAGAAGCAGAGTTATGTAAAGAAGAATCCATAATTGGCATCACCGCCAATCCCATGAACGAGGCAGAAGCTTCCAAGATTCCTTTGTTCACGATTGCAGACTATATGTGGAACGCATTAAACTATCAACCAGATCATTCTTTGGAGAGAAGCGTCAAGGAATTTGCCGGTAAAGCTTCAGACGCATTGAAGCTTTTCGTTGAAAGCTGTTATGCTACCATCCTTAACAACCATGCAGAACCGCTTTCTATTCGTTTACAGCTTTTAATGGATAATTTCTGGAGGGCTAAAGAAACGGAGTCAATGAAAACAGGTGGAGACCCTCTTTTACAGCAGTTTTATGCGATGAAAGAAGCACCTTCCCAGTTGAAAAGAAAACTTGAGAATCAAAATTTCCTTAAGGAGACTGAGCCCTATCTTTTAAAGCTTGCCTTGTACGGAGCAGCTGGCGAAGCCGCCGTACGAATGCTTTTAATGGAAGAAGCACGTAATGCCAACGAGGCACAAGCGCAACGCAATATACTGGAAGGCTTAATGGAAAAAATAAAAAATATTCCTCAAAAATTAAGCATCAGTGTCATGGATCCCTTTCTCCACCGCGCTTTATTCGGACCTGATTTCCCCCAAAATTCCGCTATGGGGGACTCAGCCTCTGAAACTCTTTCTTAA
- a CDS encoding DUF1641 domain-containing protein, whose amino-acid sequence MAERIKEIKRMEIPKEKIREDNLNELLDALSDNKEAMLETIRFSSLLHETGKMSMLNAMISQQQHIMGNIAYEANQKPNSTILHNATRLIELLGMLDLEGIDHLTARYTRKEKEEGTEVPVVKNVGFFGLIKALRDPEISRGIYILLQILRGLGHGPKDKAPSKK is encoded by the coding sequence ATGGCTGAGCGGATCAAGGAAATCAAACGCATGGAGATACCCAAGGAAAAAATAAGAGAAGACAATCTGAACGAACTGCTGGATGCCTTGTCGGACAACAAGGAGGCGATGCTGGAGACGATCCGGTTCTCCTCTTTGCTGCATGAGACCGGCAAAATGTCCATGCTGAACGCGATGATCTCCCAACAGCAGCACATCATGGGGAACATTGCGTATGAAGCCAATCAAAAACCGAATTCTACCATCTTGCATAATGCCACCCGATTAATAGAATTGCTAGGCATGCTGGATCTTGAAGGCATCGACCACCTCACAGCCCGGTATACGAGGAAGGAAAAGGAAGAAGGAACAGAAGTGCCGGTTGTCAAAAATGTAGGGTTCTTCGGATTGATCAAAGCGCTCCGGGATCCTGAGATCAGCCGCGGGATCTACATCCTCCTGCAGATCCTGCGCGGGCTCGGGCACGGGCCGAAGGATAAGGCCCCCTCTAAAAAGTAG